A genomic region of Plasmodium malariae genome assembly, chromosome: 14 contains the following coding sequences:
- the PmUG01_14054300 gene encoding ribulose-phosphate 3-epimerase, putative: MSTLKALIAPSVLASNTSKLAEETQRMEELGADWIHLDVMDMHFVPNLSFGPLVINNLKKYTNKIFFDVHLMVENPEKYIGLLKTSNQITFHFEALNEDTERCIKLAKEIRNSNIWCGISVKPKTDIEKIVPLLDTNLINTVLVMTVEPGFGGQSFMHDMMNKVSFLRKKYQNLNIQVDGGLNIETTEISASHGANIIVAGTSIFNAQDPKFVMETMRKSVQKYLQN, encoded by the coding sequence ATGAGTACATTAAAAGCTTTAATTGCGCCCTCCGTGCTTGCTTCAAACACAAGTAAGTTAGCTGAAGAAACACAACGAATGGAAGAACTTGGGGCCGACTGGATACACTTGGATGTAATGGATATGCACTTTGTTCCTAATTTATCATTTGGTCCACTTGTCattaacaatttaaaaaaatacacaaataaaatattctttgaTGTACATTTAATGGTTGAAAATccagaaaaatatattgggTTGTTAAAAACATCTAATCAAATAACATTTCATTTTGAAGCATTAAACGAAGATACTGAAAGATGTATAAAATTAGCCAAGGAAATAAGAAACAGTAACATTTGGTGTGGAATTTCTGTTAAACCAAAAACagatatagaaaaaattgtacCGTTACTAGAtacaaatttaattaatacagTTTTAGTTATGACTGTAGAACCAGGTTTTGGTGGTCAATCATTTATGCATGATATGATGAACAAAGTTTCATTTCTTAGAAAAAAGTATCAAAACTTAAATATTCAAGTTGATGGTGGTTTAAATATAGAAACCACTGAGATATCTGCGTCTCATGGTGCAAATATTATCGTTGCAGGAACTAGTATATTTAATGCACAGGATCCAAAATTTGTTATGGAAACTATGAGAAAGTCAGTGCAGAAGTATTTGCAAAACTAA